Part of the Cynocephalus volans isolate mCynVol1 chromosome 11, mCynVol1.pri, whole genome shotgun sequence genome is shown below.
TTCTGCTACCAACTACAAGGCTCTTCTCGGGAAAACATGACCAGACAGGGGGGTTTCTAACTCCCCTTCTGCTGGTGAGGCTGATGGGGACAGGCACGAGCAGGACGCAGGGGCGGGTGGAAGGCACTCACTTTCTGCAGGCATTCCGTCTTCTCCTTCTTCTTGTTCCGGCACTTGGCGGCTGCAATCTTATTCCTTTCCCGTCGCCTCTTCTTCCTTTCATCTTCTTCAGGGGCTACCTATAAAATCCAAAAGGTGCATGTTTAATGGAAGCCAAGAAATACCACCCACCTCAGATACAGTCTTTTACTGCCAGCAAACACTGGCAAATTTAGGCAGCCCTAATGCTAAGGGTCCCAGAGAAAACAAAGCCCTAGACTTTTGCATGAAACCCTGACACACACTCacaggcgcacacacacacacagacacacacacttgAGAATGAGTAATGAAAATCAAAAATCTTTTagttgagggccggcccgtggctcactcgggagagtgcggtgctgataacaccaaggccccgggttcggatcccatatacggatggccggttcgctcactgggtgagcgtggtgctgaccacaccaggtcaagggttaagatccccttaccggtcatctttaaaaaaaaaaaaaaaaaaatcttttagttgaaataaaattatattggcaatataagtaaattaaaacttaacctactttaaaaatacacttagattttgaaataagaacctgatatttaaattaataaataatcatTTATAGCAGGAAATGGATTCTGTTTGGCAAATACGTCCTTTTCCTCAGAACCAGGAATGACCTCAGGTTCGTCACCTAGCCACACTCTCCTCTTGCCTCTTCTTCGATTCAGGGTCCAATGGTGACCCCATTCATCTCTATCTTCACCTGGAACATCATAGCACCACCTTCCCGAATTTGGGAGAAGCCCATGGAGATCCTGGAGGACAGGGACCTGAGCCCATTCCCAACTAAAGAGACATTAATCGGCCCATGGCTAGGGTGCCACCTATGGGTGGTGAACTAGAACCATCCATTGATCCAGCCGACAATACTGGACTCCCCTCTGTATTTCACCCTAAGCCAGCCCTGGGGATCTTTGCAGAACGAAACCCTGTCTGCTTTGGGATCTGGTCCTCCACAGAAGTTCACTCCGATCCTGACTTCATGTGTGGACTCATGGGGAATCAACCACATCCAGCCACTGGACTTGGCTTGGAAACCAGAGTATAGCTGGAATGAAGCCCTCATGGTGGACTGTGTGGCTTTAGACTGCCAGTGTCACACCCTGTCATGTCACTTGTCACTGCTCTGGAGTGACACAGAGGAAAAGAGGGTGTGAGCCACACCTCAAACTGAAGAGCTCCTGGGATGCCACAATCAATCACCTCACATCTGACTTTTCACTGTTCTCTGGAATTAGATGACACTGACTTTGCTTGGACTGTGATGGAAGGCCTTGCAATTTACAGAAACAAAGCCCAAGGGGGAAATATGGTGAGAGATAACCCCACTTTTTGCATCTTGGATCACAGAGCTGTACAGGCATACATTTAGGCTTTAGACTAAACTGGTTTTAAGTCCCAGCAtcaccacttattagctgtgagaccttgggccaGTTTTCAAACTCTTccgagccttagtttcttcatttgtaatatGGGATCAATAACATAACCTACCTACTATGGTCATTATGAGGACCAAattagttaatacatgtaaaatgctctGCACAGTGTTTAGCTTATAGTAAATGTCATATAAACTTTAGTTGTTATTATATCTTCCTCAAGAACTCAGCAATGCTAGCATTTCCTTTGCAATCTTATAGATATGTTGGATAGGTGGGAGAGGAAACAGGGTTTGCTCATATGAGGTAGTACGTAAAAGTAGAGCAAATCTCAGAGTCACAGACTGTCTCAGATGGAAAAGGCTTTCTAAAGACCATTTAGTTCAACtccctcattttactgatgaggaaatggaggcacagagtgGCCAGTAGAAAAGTGCCCAGGGAGGCCCAAGGAATCACCAGCTCACGGTCACCAGACCAGAAGACTACAAAACCTCGATGCAAACCCAGGCCTCCGGCTCCCCTTCCTGCATCGTTTCCCAGCCACAGCTGCCTTGTTCCACCTTGTCACCCTCCCAGAGGGGACTTGGGATCTGGGAAACAGGCACACACTGCCCAGATACACAGGATGCCTGTGGCTTTCACAGCCTCAGTGTCTTAAGAGAAGAATTATGACAATGAAAGGGATCAGAATATTCAACTAGGTCCACGGGTGCATTATCTTCCCAGTAGGTAAATCTGCTAGTTAAACTGACCTAAGATCAGAAGGTCACTTGGTGAAGCCAGAATCAGAGCAGATGAGTTGGATGGCTCTCAGGAGCATTTCCATGAATCTTCTTCTGAGAACCCTCCAAATATCCTCCCCAAATGCTTGCCTTCTTTCTATGGGATCCTACTACTTCCATTGCATCCTGTTATCTCAAgatatttaattagaaaaaaaaatcttggggccaagcccgtggcgcactcaggagagtgcagcgctgggagcgcggcgacgctcccgccgtgggttcagatcctatataggaatggccggtgcactcactggctgagtgccggtcacgaaaaaaaaaaaagacaaaaaaaaaaaaaaaaatcttggagtgTCCCATGGTCCaccctgcactgtccaatattgGACTGGACACTGAAGAACATTTTGTGGGAAATGCTGCCTCCCTCTGTGACCTCCTCTGAGGTTAATTGGGGGCACAGCTAATGCCCTTAATGATTAGCATCATAAGTAGTCCCAGCTGTCATTCACTGAGTGCTAACTCTCAGCCAGGCCCTCTGCTAAACCCTTAACAAATGTCATCTCATTTAACCCCTGGATCAGCCCTAGGCAGGAGTCATTACAGAACTATAAGGATTCTTAATcaaactgtattttctttttggcagctggccagtagagggatatGAAAAAGCTATAtttgatttggggttttttgtttgtttttagtggctggctggtacagggatgtgaactcttgacctaggtgttatcagcaccatgctctaaccaacaaagctaacccgccagcccttAGCcaacctcctttcttttttttttttttttttgtaaaagatgactggtaaggggatcttaacccttgatttggtgttgtcagcaccacgctctcccaagtaagctaaccagccatccctatatagggatctgaacctgtggccttggtgttatcagtaccacactctcccaagtgagccatgggccgaccTTAACCAACCGCCTTTTAAACTCAGTTTTTGGGGGCCAGCTCCACTACCCCTTGTCCAAAGGCTGCAATCATGCCAGTTAAGTAGGCCTGCAACCACAAGGGAAAGGCCAACAAAACAGCGAGACCTCAGCTCTGACATCTTTGAGCCACTCCAGCATCACCAGCAACCCAATTTCTCATGAAGTCTATTATTCCAGGTGTCTTATAAAAGGTTGCCAAGTGCAGAACAGTGCAAGTGTCCCAGACAGAAGTGAACTTGGAGCAGACATCTGGTACCAAGGCTCTGAGCATTGCTACAGGGAAGGGCGGGGCTGGCTGCCTGGTTCTTGCTCCGCTGTCTGGGTGCTTGGGTCCCAGTAGTGATGAAAATCACCACCACACTCTGTGCTTTTTCAGAACGACTTGACACAGAAGGTGACTGCATCCCGACTTTTGATACCATCTGTACACTATGGATTCCAACCCTATATCTTGAGCCCTGACTCTCCTCTGAATTCCAGACCTACAGATCCAACTGCCTGTTCAACATCTCCACTGGGGTGTAGAACAGGATGGAACTCCTGCTCTTGCCCCCACCCAAACTCCTATCGTCCCAATCTCAGCAGCAAATGGACACTCTTCTCTTACAGCTGTGCAGGCCAGAAAATTCAGAGTCACCCttgagtcttctctttctcttatacCCACATCCAATCTATCAGGAAGTCAGCTTTACCTCTGAGTCAGATGCAGAAGCCAAGTGCTTCTCAGCACCTGCACCACTCCCATCCTGACCCAGACCTGGATGACTGCCACTGTCTCATTTATGTATACTCTGCTTCTGTCTTGCCCCTACTGCCCATTCTCAACATGATGGCCAGGgggatcatttaaaaatataagttggACCacatcactcctctgctcaaaaactCTCCAATGGCTTCCCTTCTCACTCTGAGCGCATGGCCATGTCTACAAGATAGTCTGTAAGACCCAACATGATCTACTGCTATTTCACTCCCATCACACCACCCACATGCCCCCTCAACCTCCACACCAACCATACTCCCACCTCAGTGATCTTATTCTCTTTTGCCAGATACTCACAtggctccctccctctcctcttgcAAGTCTCTACTCAAAGGTCTCTATCAGTGAGGGTTTCCCTGACCTCCTAATTTAAAACAGCAACCCCACCCCACACTCTCCCTGtgccttccctgctttattttcctcctgtGCACCTGTCTCTCATATTATGCATCTCCCTCCACTGtgtattgtctgtctcctcccagTAGAAGTTAAGCTACCTGAGGGCaggacttttgtttgtttgactcCCACCTGTAGATCCCTGCCTAGAACATGGCTGGCCTGTGGTGGGTGTGGGATAAAtatgtgctgaataaatgaacatcTGTGGTAGAACCCACCTCGGCTTTCGTGACTGACATCTCGAAAGGTCTGTTGCTGACAGTGACCGACTCCAGTGCAGAGGACATCCGGTTGCAGAGGTGCTTGTTCTGGATGGCAAACCTCAGCTCTTCCTTGACAAAGGGTGTCAGGTTAGCAAAATCTTCAAATACCAGTGACCCAGGAGGGGACAGGCAGGGGACGATGGCAGAGGCACTCACTTCCGAGGCAGAGACCTGGCCTGGGTGTTGAAGCATCATTTTGCTGAAAGACACATTGAAACCCAAACTGCTTCAGGGGTTCTGGGGCATGGGATCAAGTCCTCCCACCTGCCACCTCCAATGTCAGAGCCCCATCCCCAGAGGAGAGTCCCATATGCACTTtggcttcttttttgttttcatttctcgcCATCCTGTCTTGAGTAAAAGGGGTTCTTTACACAGCTCAGTGATATGGATAAAATGCCTAagtgaaatttataaaatgcagGCTATTCTGAACTCACAAGAGCTATTAGATTTGGCTGGTGTACATATATGCAAATGTTGCCTCAAACAGTGCTGAAAGAGGAAGAGCATtcttaaaaaaatcactgagaCCATTCTGTAACcccattttcagtttcttttttcaaaaagaaacttGGAAGTTACCTGAAATCAAATTGAATCTATCAGTGACTGAAAGTAAAAGCTaggaagggtggggaggggaactTCGAATTTAGCGAACAAATCTCCGAAGCTTCTCCCCAGGAAGTTGGATCCAAGTGATCAGAATGAGGAAGGTAACCGTAGCCAGGTGTGTTTCTTCACCCCAGTCCTCGGcaggggatggaggtgggggcggggggggtgtTCAAGTCACAAGGAGACAAGTAACCCCTTCTTAAGGTTAATGTTGGTGAAGCAAAAGATCTCAGAATAAGGACAAGTGAGGAGCTGGGATTTGGACATTTTGGGGGGGTGTTGTTCAGCCTTGTGATGTAGGGAGAGGCTTGGGCTTGGGATACAGGGGGTCCCTGGGACTGGCCTGGGCACTATAGAGCAGTATAACTGGGCCTGTCACATCAACTCTCCGAGACTCAAGTCTTCATCTGGTAAATGGCTGAGAGCTCCTCAGGGCAGGAACTGAGTTTCTGCCATCACTTTATTCCAGAGCCTGGCCCAGCACATGGCTCACAATGTCTGCTGACCAGTTCTACTGCCCATCTGAATAGATTAAGTGGGGACAGGGTGGTCAAATCAAACGGACTCTGAGGTCTTATTCTATAGCTCTGAGaaccaaacaataaaaggaaaacaaaggataCAAATTGTAACAGTTTCATGGTTCCAGTTTGGAACCGTCCCTCATAAACCTCCCTGCCATGTACACCCTCCAGCAGTAACCATTCCCTCATCCCTGCAGTCAGTCCTCAGGGGGCGATGAGTGTAGGGACTGTCTGGACAGGTGGTCCACTGGAGTGTCCCTCTCAATCAGGGGACCTGTTGTCATTAGCCAAGTCCAGACAGACAGGAAGCCCTCTCACAACTCTAACATTTAAGGAATGCCTCCTTCATATGAGAAACCTATGTGCATTATCTCATATAATCGTCACAAGAATCCAATGAGTTAGGACCCAGGTTTTTATGCATGAGGTAATGAGGTTTAGACAAACTTagtaatttgtccaaagtcatagAATTAATATGGGTCAGCGTCAGAATTTGGAATTAGGTTTACTTGGCTCCAGAACTCATGCCCTTAATTTAACACATtgcaaaagcaaataaatattattttacattgcaaaaacaaacatacaaacaaaaaaaaacccagagcaAAATGGGGGGGGGGATTGTTAGCAGGGGGGTAGGTGGTGGGTCTGGAACTGAAATGATGGAGGGCAGACCAAGCCAAGATCACGGGGAAAACCTGAACTCTGTTTAATGAACTGCAGACCTTTATATATCAGGGTGCATACTCAGACTGCTGCCTGCGCTCCGGGAGTATGTTTAAGTGGGTCTTTTATGCACAAAATCCCCAGACTGGGATCAGATCAAGATTTGAAGCCCGCTTACCGGGTTACGTGTTATCACTGTACCTCCCAGTGGCttctttctcctctgtaaaagaGAGCAAATAACAGCAGCCCTGTTTGCCCACAAAGTCACGTGAGGAGTTGAGGAAGTAATACATGAATATGTCCTGGAAAACTTCTGCAACTGGGAGCTATGTTATTTCCAGGCCTCCCAGGGATCTCTCCAGCCCAGGGCTGGCCCTCTGATAGAGGCTCTGTGGGGTCCAGGTAGTGACTGGTCACCCTCCTTCATCTCAAACAGAACACCCTGACCTCTAACACCCCCTGGAGATCTGAGATACACTGATGGAGGCAACAATGCCGGACCAATGAATGCTGCCCTTGACCAGTCAGAGAAATTCAAGAAGTGTATGCAGTTTTATTCCCAAAGCCCTGTGTCAGAACTGAAGCCCTTCTCTCAACTTAATCCTATAATCTTAGGATGCAGGAGGAGACTTCTCTCTGTCAGGTGATAAACTCTGAGAAACTAGCCTTCTAAAGCCAGAGGTTAATATCCTCCCATGCTTTAATGTTTCCCCTCCCTTTCCAACTTGATTAAAAACCTAGTAGTTCGGAGATGGAATTCCAAGCGACCACTGGGCTGGCCTTTGTTTGGAGGACGGCATGGCTCTCTTCTACACGAGCGGTTTAATTCCACTGCCGTTGAGTGTAGTTCTATTTCACCACCCAACTAAGTTTATTAATGAGTTCTCAGGGTCTGGGATCCGCTGTTAGGAACTccccctcccatcccaccccGCTTAGTGTAAAGTCATCAGTCCTGATGAAATAAACTGAAGAATGTCCGTGGTATGGAATGTTTTTATGAAAAACATCGGGTGGGCTTACTTGGGGACAGAAATGGgttgaaaaaatgttaaaagtctttcagaaaataaagcagCTTTATCTGTAGAGATTTGGGTTTTCTCTGCACTAGGCTAAAGCGTAGCCTCTTGGGATACTTCCTAGCTACTCCTAAGGAATGATCTCAGCCTAGACTCAGGCTGTGTCCCCACAAGGAAAATGAAGTTACATCTTCAGACAATGTTTCAGAAAGTTGAGATCCTTTAACATCCCCTTCatcgaaggaaaaaaaaaatgttctgggGGTCTCAGATGATCTGAGCTGCCTTTCTGCAATGATCATAAATCTGTTCAGATCTGCTAGAGAGAACttgcattttgcttttgttgtattATTTCCAGTCAGAAGTCATGCCATATCATTGATAGTTTCATCATTTTCAGGAAAGTGAAACTTACTCATGTATTTCTTTAACTGGAAATTCAACTCCCAGATTTTTACTGTCTAGTAACTACAATTACATTTAATTTCCACTTTTAGTTTTCATCTCTTTCCACTAAGCGCTGCTCACTAAACATCTTATGGTACTAGGAAGTCTATATCGGCCTTTCATTAACTCTTCATATCTTGATCTTTCTCCCAGCTTGAAGGTTGTAGTTGTAAGGCTGGGCTCCAGGGCCAGACGACACTTCTGGACCTGTCACTACCACTCGCAAGCTGAGCACCCATGGACTTAggctttctgggcctcagtctcccagTCTGTAAAATGAGATCAAGACTGCCTGTCCCAATTCCCTCATGGGGCTGTTGCGAAGAACATACAAGATTTACACACACACTGGGTAGCCATTATTACTGTGACTCCACTTTCCCCTTTTCAGGGGAACTCATTATGTTGTTGTCAATTCAATTTAGACTTATTAGACAGGAATTACATGGAAACCTCAAGAAATCCAGGTCAGTCAGAGGCTCTTTTGCACTTTGATTGACACCTGGGTTCCTGACACACCAAGTAAATTCTACCCCAATATTTGCCAACACAGGCGTTTCCCCACTGGTATTACTTGAAAGATAACCAGTTTTCACACATGAAACCATTTCTCCCTTGAAAAGTTTCTGTTGCTatgtccttcctcttcctctggtGGGGTAACACTTAAAGCCACTGACCCTGCTTCATGTCcagccaatttttaaaaggatggaGTCATGGATTCTATCTAAGGGGAACCACAGAACACCCAATGTTAGAGTTACCTAGGTCAGACCCCCATCTTGTAACCGAGTAAACTGAGGTCCTGGGAGGTaaactgacttgcccaaggtcacaaatctGGTGAGTGGGCCAGCCCATGCCAAGCTGCTCGCCACCCACCCACTGCTCGTTTCCCTCCATCACCAATAGGGATTCATTACAAGGCAACTGGAAAGCACAGGTATGGGCCAGAGCCATTGGCCAGGTAGATGAGGGTTCAACAGTTCTCGTAACCTGCTACCCACAACAGAGGGGAATTTGACAGGACTAAGCCAGGGAGGGGTTGTAGAAGAAAGGGCGATAGAGAGAAAGGAATTAGATAATGGTTAAAGGGCAAAGAGGGACTCAGAGAGGCAGAGGTCCCTCAGAGAGGGACCAGAGACTCAGGTAATGGCAGGAAGGGTTGGAAGGCTCCCTAGCTGCCACACGTGCTGGGCGCTGTATCTTATCCGCACTGTGGGCTTGGGGTGCTGCCTTCTTTGCTGTCTCTGTAACCATCCAGTAATAACAACCACAACCCCCACCCTCTCACCTTGTCTTTGTCCAGGATATCCTCAAAGCAAGAGCCTCTATGTTGTAGAATTATTCTACAACAAATGCTACATGCAAAACTGGGTGGTGGTGTGGGGGGGAGTAAtaccaatttctcctttattttaagTTGGGGAGACAGAGCCCCAAACAAAAGATGTGACTGTCACCCACATTGAAATGGGTACATTGGCAGAACATCCAGATTTTCTAGCTcccaattttttttctggctcCATCAAGGATTTAGCAACTCctttaactttaaaaaagcaTATGTTATCTACATAACGAAATGGTTAGGAGGAAAGGAAGTAAGTAGATGAGAGATGAAAATGGGGAGGAAAGCATTGAAGGAGAACCACTCTGATGGAAAGAAAGCTGGGGAGGAAAGGGATGCCCCATAGAGAGGACCCCACTATCTCTGAGACTGGTCGGTGACATTAGATAGAGACCCCCCTCATTCAAGTCCCCTCTCTGGCACCTTTTCATTCAATTACACCACTCTCAAATCTGAAAATCCTCATCCAGAAAGGACCTTATTGATCATCTGGTCCAACCACCACATCGTGCTCTCAAACATGCGGAGGGGTCCGGTGGTGCCTATGTGCCCACAGCTGGGGATTCTGAGGCTGGAACATCAAGTGCTCCGAACATTGAGCTCGCAGGGTCCTAGCACCAGACCACCAGGGCATTCGCTCAAATATCTGCACAGCTGGCTCCACACCCTCGCTTCCTCGCCCCCGCCCCCCCGTCCCTCGTGGGTCTCTGTGGGTGCAAAGTAGAGAATCCGCAGACCCACCAAAGGAAAAGCTGGAGTGAGAAGCACAGGTGCGAGAGCAAAGCAGGTGAGATACTGGGACAGGAAGTCCCGGGCCCAGGAGCCGGACACCAGCGTGTGCCGGGAGCCCTCTCCACCTTCCGCCCCGGGACAGCGCGACACCAACGCTCGCCACCTCTAAACTTCTCCCAACTAACTTTCGCTCTGGGCTCCGTCCTGCAGCCGAGCGCTGCGGGGTGCACGGCGCGACCCCAGCGGTCGCTTTCGCGATCCCTGCTCCCCGGCCCCTTCCCCATTCGTTCCGCCAGCCCCCGGGCTTCGCGCCCCTCTGCTCGCCTCGGGAAGGCTCGGCTCGGGAGTGGCTGCGCCCGGACACGAAGCGAGGGATGCAGCCAGGCGTCGGGCGGGACAGCCTCGGGCACCCCCGCGCACCGCCACCCACCCACTTCACGCCCTGTCCCTGCCGGGTAGTAGGCGACGACGGCGGAGAAAGCGGCGCGCCGAAGTCCGCTGCGGAGCCGACGCCGACCTCCTCCGTCACCAGGAACCTTTCGCGCCCCAAGTCAAAAGAGAAAGTTCTTTCGCTTTGCGGGAAACTTCGCTCAGCGCTGAGGAGCAGCGGTGGCGGGAAGAAGTTCAGCCGGAGTTAGTTCGAAGCCGCAAGCTGGGGGCGCAGGGGTCGGGGCGCCTGGTGACGGAGGGGCGCAGAGGGGATGAGAGCGAGCCGCCCGCGCCGCGCTCACCTCCAGTCTCCGCTCGGGGCGGCCAGGGTCCGGACAGCCGGCAGGGTCGGGGCGGGGGCGTgctgtctgtccgtctgtctgtctgtctgtctgtccggCCGGCGGGCGAGCCCGAGGACTCTCAGCCGGCTCCGGCGGTGGCGCGGGGAGAGCGCTGTGCGCGGCGCGCTTCGCTCAGTACGACTGGCTCGGAGCGCGTTGCATCACCCCTTTTATAGCCCTCGGGCTGGCAGCGAGCTCGCAGACTCCGGGTTACCAGTCCCGGGCTGACGTAATGCTATTAATAGCTTCCCGGGAGAACCGGCCCAGCCGAGCGAGCGAAGcggggaggggtggaggaggggccGAGGCGGGGCGGGGGCCGGGTGCAGGGGGCGCCGGTGATGCAAGCTCGGGGAGGAGCCTGCGAGGCGCGTTCTCCCGGCCTCGTAGGCTCTGGCACACGCCGCCCGCCCTCTCTCTCCATATCAGGATCGGAGCCGCCCGGGCGGGCCGCCAGATGTGCGTACTCGCCGCTGCGTGTTCCAGGCATGACCAATGGTGCCCAAGCCAGCGGCATGACTCCACCGCGCTGGCATCTCTCCCTCCGCTAAGTTGGGAGGGGAGCAAGGGGAGGGACGTCCCGGCCGCGGCCCAGGCTAGGTGAGGCTGGGAAGCGGCCACGACCTTTCTCTAAAATGCGTGGTCATTTTCTGGAGCTTCAGGAAAATGCCCCCTCCCCCGCCAGCCGCCTCCTTGTCAAGGAGATGGCGGGGTAGGTCGAGAAGCGTTCGTCTCCGTTGTGGGCGGGGTGCCCAGAGTCACCCTACTGTGAATCCACACCGTTACCCGCCACGGAGGTCACACCGCGAGAAGCCGGCCCGTTAACCCAAACACGGAGGGCCGCGCTGGGCGGGCACCCGGCGCACCCCACTCGAGCGCGCGCGCAGGGGACCCCACTCGGAGGCGAGGGCGAGTGCTAGCACGGTGCGGGTTCGGAGTTTTTGACAACTACTACGCGTTTGAAAGTGACAGGGAGATTTTCAGTGAAACCAACAAGAGCGTGGAAAGATGAGAGACGGAGAGAAATCAGAGGCGAGTGGGGGGACGGGGGGCGCGCTAGGAGGGGGCCGAAGCCGAGCGGCCGGGACAGGGGAAAGTGAAGGTGCTTTCGTCCCCACGAGCTGGGTCCAGCGGGGCGTCGCCCGCTTTGGCAATATTGAGGGAAAACCCATCTTCAGCTTCCACGTGTTTTTCTGCGCCCAGAGCGGACTGGGCTGGGGCGGGACGGCCCGGGCTGGGGCGCCACTCGCCACAGCTGCTGTGGGGTCCCGCAGCAGGAATCCCCTCTGCCCTCAAGCCGGGTGGCGGAGAAGGCGGGGTCCTGCGGCCCGAGATTCGAGCCGAGGCCTCGGCAGAACTGGATTCGAATTGTCAGAACGATCTCCCGGTTCCGATTCCGCGACCCCAACCGTGTCGGCTAagagagtgacagaagcagagacCTTAAGTGCCCGCGAGCGACTGTACGAGTGTGTGGACTTTCGCACCTGCCCAAGAGGGGGACCCGCGCGCGCCCGCGGGCTGTGGGGGCGCGGCCAGGGCAGAAATACCTGCTTCTACCTGCCTCCTCGGAGAGGGGCGATGGAGAGGCACGGTATGGTAATTTGGGGTGAGAACTAGAGGTGCCCGGAGCCCGGGTCTCACCGACAGCGCCCGCCCCAGAGCACCTGCAGCCTGGGCTGTGGAGGTCTAACGGAGGATCCAgacagtctctgtctctgtctcgtctctcccccactctccccacGGTACCGCACCCCGAGAAATCAGCGACCCTCTCCCCAGCGCCGCTGTTTGCGAAGCAGCCTGGGGCGGACACCCTCAGAGCTGCGGAGAAAATCCCCGCACCCGGGGTTCTCGCCCCCGAGCCCGAGCCTCGCCCGGAACACTCCCGTTTCCTCCAGCTTCTGGCTCGGGACAACGCGGACGGCGGCATCGGCAGTCCCCCCCGCCCCGGTGGGTCTAGGAACCCTGGGGACTCCTGCCCTGGACCTGACCTGATTTCCAGCGGCGTCGCGCGGGAAGCGCGGGGAAGGTGTTCTTGCTTTACCTTTCGCCCCGGTAACGGCCCTCCCGGCCCCGCTCTCCACCCCCCACGCCCACACCTCCCCACACCCCGCCCTCTCACCGACGTGCGGGCAGGTGAGCCCCGGGCGAGTCCGCACAGCGCGTAGAACGCAAGACCAGGTGGAACAGTGTCTGTGCATTTAAATGAAAGCTATCACTGCTTATCTATTGTATCTGCTTACAGACTGCGCTGGAATAAATAGCACCATTGTAAAGTGAAACAAGGAGATGCGGGAGAACGCGTGAAGCTTTTCATtcttatcccccccccccccgaccgcTACCCCCGCTGTGACACACAATACATAAATCTTTAACTAGTTTACAGGTTAAACTATGATTCCATTACTACACCCAAGCCAGATCTGTAGAGGTTTggtcctgtccttaaggggaaatTCAACTTAGGGCATACTGTAAACAGCCAAACCAGCCTCCGAAACACCATGCAGGAGAACCGTAATTAAGACAGAAGTCCACACCGctgtgggtttatttttattgctatcgTGCTTCAAGTTCCTCTTATTAATCTTGTTTCATTCTAATAATCCTTAGTTTTGAGTCTCCGAGTCCCACTGAATAGAAATGCTGTCAGCTATTTGCAGAAGTCTGAGACTGGCATTCTCTGCCTCGCTCTCCTCCTGAAACCCTAAAAGCGATAAGAA
Proteins encoded:
- the ATF3 gene encoding cyclic AMP-dependent transcription factor ATF-3 isoform X2, which gives rise to MMLQHPGQVSASEVSASAIVPCLSPPGSLVFEDFANLTPFVKEELRFAIQNKHLCNRMSSALESVTVSNRPFEMSVTKAEVAPEEDERKKRRRERNKIAAAKCRNKKKEKTECLQKPCALWLGSSPVSLQRAASSVRICLKGHDCVLSVRLSSQRLNPRSFPGLLRNCSQEGIHTSSTDH
- the ATF3 gene encoding cyclic AMP-dependent transcription factor ATF-3 isoform X1, whose translation is MMLQHPGQVSASEVSASAIVPCLSPPGSLVFEDFANLTPFVKEELRFAIQNKHLCNRMSSALESVTVSNRPFEMSVTKAEVAPEEDERKKRRRERNKIAAAKCRNKKKEKTECLQKESEKLESVNAELKAQIEELKNEKQHLIYMLNLHRPTCIVRAQNRRTPEDERNLFIQQIKEGTLQS